A genome region from Bacillota bacterium includes the following:
- a CDS encoding ABC transporter permease, giving the protein MMGLRLERRLDAPRALVWTMPLLSVVLALLAGALFLRLTGSDPGEVYGMMLRGAFASRYGTTETVVKAIPLMLCGLGVGIAFRMLLWNIGAEGQLYLGAFGATWVCMSFPGWPSYLLLPAMVTAGCLAGGLWALLAALPRAYLKTNEVITTLMLNYVAILWVSYLVHGPWRDPAGLNFPLTPPFVRSAWLPTFSGTRIHVGLIIAVVVAALLSLVLWRTRWGYEVRVIGESARAARYAGMNVERNILLVMFLSGALAGLAGMCEVSGVIHRLQHQVSPGYGYSAIIVAWLGRLNPWAILVVAVLFGALLVGGYAVQLAGIPAAVAYMLQGAILFFVLAGEFFTRYRVRLVIPPRKHAGAAPAGGHGGGS; this is encoded by the coding sequence ATGATGGGGCTGCGCCTGGAGAGACGGCTGGACGCGCCCCGCGCCCTGGTCTGGACCATGCCCCTGCTGTCGGTGGTGTTGGCTCTCCTGGCCGGAGCCCTTTTCCTCCGCCTCACGGGGAGCGACCCCGGAGAGGTGTATGGGATGATGCTCCGGGGCGCCTTCGCTTCCCGCTACGGTACCACGGAAACCGTGGTCAAGGCCATCCCCCTCATGCTGTGCGGGCTGGGAGTGGGAATTGCCTTCCGCATGCTGCTCTGGAACATCGGGGCGGAGGGGCAGCTTTACCTGGGGGCCTTTGGCGCCACCTGGGTGTGCATGTCTTTCCCGGGGTGGCCGTCCTACCTCCTGTTGCCGGCCATGGTGACGGCCGGCTGCCTGGCAGGCGGGCTGTGGGCGCTGCTGGCCGCCCTCCCGCGGGCCTACCTGAAAACGAATGAAGTCATCACCACCCTCATGCTCAACTACGTGGCCATCCTCTGGGTCAGCTACCTGGTGCACGGCCCCTGGCGCGACCCGGCCGGCCTCAACTTCCCCCTCACGCCGCCCTTTGTCCGCTCGGCCTGGCTGCCCACCTTTTCGGGCACCCGCATCCACGTGGGCCTGATCATCGCGGTGGTGGTGGCGGCTCTGCTCAGCCTGGTGCTCTGGCGCACCCGCTGGGGATACGAGGTGAGGGTGATCGGCGAAAGCGCCCGCGCGGCGCGGTACGCGGGCATGAACGTGGAGCGCAACATCCTGCTGGTGATGTTCCTGAGCGGGGCCCTGGCCGGGCTGGCCGGCATGTGCGAGGTTTCCGGGGTCATCCACCGGCTCCAGCACCAAGTTTCGCCGGGGTACGGGTATTCGGCCATCATCGTGGCCTGGCTGGGTCGCCTGAACCCCTGGGCCATCCTGGTGGTGGCCGTCCTCTTCGGTGCCCTGCTGGTGGGGGGATATGCGGTGCAGTTGGCGGGGATACCGGCCGCGGTGGCCTACATGCTGCAGGGAGCCATTCTTTTCTTCGTGCTGGCGGGCGAGTTCTTCACCCGCTACCGGGTCCGCCTGGTCATCCCACCCCGGAAACATGCCGGGGCTGCTCCGGCTGGCGGGCACGGGGGAGGGT